ATGGGAACAGGTATTCATTTGAAACAAGGGAGACAATTACACAGGTAAAGAAAGTACAATCTCAGGGAAAAGAAGTCCAATCGATGATGGAGGAAAGACGTGTGCAATTAGAACCCATCTATTCTTTAAAAAACCCTCGAATAAGGGAATGGGCGGCATTAAAGCAAAAAAAATACCGTGATCAGACCGGGCAGTATTTGATTGAAGGCGTACGTTTGGTTGAAGAAGCCTTGCAATCGGATTGTGACCTGGAATACATACTATATAATAATGACCGGATGAACGAACGGTTACATGATCTCGTAGCAGAAATCGAAACACGCGGGCTGAATCTGGTGGAATGCACGGAACAAGTATTGGCGCAAGTTGCCGATACCAAAACACCGCAGGGAATCGTTGCGATTGCGAAAAAATCACAAACATCCATCGATTTTGCCGCTGCGGATCGAGCAAAACCTGTGATTTTGGTCGATGGAATGCAAGATCCGGGCAATTTGGGCACAATCATACGAACGGCAGATGCAGTAGATGCATGTGCAGTTATAGTAAGCGAGAATACGGTTGACCCATACCATCCCAAAGTAGTAAGAGCGACAATGGGGTCTTTATTTCATCTTCCGGTCAGGGAACTGCCCGTAACGCAGGCCATTGAGCAAATGAAGGAAAGAGGATTTCAAATGATCGGTTCATCTTCTCATAATGGGGAAGATTATTTTCGCGCAGATTTAACAGGGCCGTTGGCATTGATCGTCGGCAGTGAAGCACATGGAATTTCTTCGGAACTGGATGCGTATGTCGATTCATGGGTGTGTTTGCCGATGCTTGGCAAAGCAGAATCGCTGAATGCGGCAATTGCGGCAAGTGTGATGATGTATGAAGTGGTCAGGCAGAAAAGCATTAAGAATGAAACGGTGTAAAAAGAGGTATTGCATTTTTTTGCCGGATGTATTATACTCCAATTTAAAATTTGCATACATGACAGACGTTGAAAAAGAGAGTATGCCCATGTTTTTTCGCCAGGGAGAGCTTGCCTTTGACTGAAAGCAGCTTGCTGAAACATGTCGCAGAAGTTCGCTTTGGAGTCTTGTGCCTGAATTTTGTTTTTCTGACGATTGTGTAAGGTGCAACGGTGTTGACCGTTATCAGAATGAAGCGGAAAATGATGGATTCATTTTCAAAAAGGGTGGTAACGCGGAACCTTCGTCCCTAATGAGTGACGAGGGTTTTTTTATTTGATGTCACGGTGATTCAAAGGACAGATAAAAACAGATAAAGACAGATAAACAAAAGACGAAAACATCTGCAAAGGAGGATTTTATCATGCAACAACAACTGCAGGAATTGCGGCAACAAGCGCTGCGTGAAATCAAGTCCATCAAGAATTTACAGAATCTACAAGAATGGAAAGTCCGCTATCTCGGCAAAAAAGGATTGCTGACTCAAGTATTGCGGAGTATGGGAGAATTGCCGGCAGATGAACGACCGCTTATGGGACAATTGGTAAATGAAGTGCGT
Above is a window of Fodinisporobacter ferrooxydans DNA encoding:
- a CDS encoding TrmH family RNA methyltransferase; the protein is MQLEPIYSLKNPRIREWAALKQKKYRDQTGQYLIEGVRLVEEALQSDCDLEYILYNNDRMNERLHDLVAEIETRGLNLVECTEQVLAQVADTKTPQGIVAIAKKSQTSIDFAAADRAKPVILVDGMQDPGNLGTIIRTADAVDACAVIVSENTVDPYHPKVVRATMGSLFHLPVRELPVTQAIEQMKERGFQMIGSSSHNGEDYFRADLTGPLALIVGSEAHGISSELDAYVDSWVCLPMLGKAESLNAAIAASVMMYEVVRQKSIKNETV